A single window of Nocardioides kongjuensis DNA harbors:
- a CDS encoding SDR family NAD(P)-dependent oxidoreductase: MQVTVVIGGASGIGAATARVLRDAGHEVVVADLPGTAADAFVDVTDEASVEALLDLVVAERGGLHGVVNCAGVSTLSRVVDHDAAEWRRVVEVCLNGAFLVLKHAGRRIADGGSIVSLSSLNARQPGTGLAAYCAAKAGLVALTEVAALELGARGVRVNAVAPGLVVTPLTAPAMDIPGVREDYLDNTALGRSGEPAEIAAAIRFLLSDESSWITGETLDINGGAHLKRYPDLVGLVEKAFA; this comes from the coding sequence ATGCAGGTAACGGTCGTCATCGGCGGCGCGTCCGGGATCGGGGCGGCCACCGCCCGGGTGCTGCGCGACGCGGGCCACGAGGTCGTCGTCGCGGACCTCCCCGGTACCGCGGCGGACGCCTTCGTGGACGTCACGGACGAGGCCTCCGTCGAGGCGCTCCTCGACCTCGTCGTCGCCGAGCGCGGCGGCCTGCACGGCGTGGTCAACTGCGCCGGCGTCAGCACGCTGTCGCGGGTCGTGGACCACGATGCGGCCGAGTGGCGCCGGGTCGTCGAGGTCTGCCTCAACGGCGCCTTCCTGGTGCTCAAGCACGCCGGGCGCCGGATCGCGGACGGCGGCTCGATCGTGTCGCTCTCGTCGCTCAACGCCCGTCAGCCCGGGACCGGCCTGGCGGCCTACTGCGCGGCGAAGGCGGGCCTGGTCGCCCTCACCGAGGTGGCCGCCCTCGAGCTCGGCGCGCGCGGCGTACGCGTCAACGCGGTCGCCCCCGGCCTGGTCGTCACCCCGTTGACGGCGCCCGCGATGGACATCCCCGGCGTGCGCGAGGACTACCTCGACAACACCGCGCTCGGCCGCTCCGGCGAGCCGGCGGAGATCGCCGCCGCCATCCGGTTCCTGCTCTCCGACGAGTCGTCGTGGATCACCGGCGAGACCCTCGACATCAACGGCGGCGCGCACCTCAAGCGCTACCCCGACCTGGTCGGGCTCGTCGAGAAGGCGTTCGCATGA
- a CDS encoding SRPBCC family protein, with translation MRRSFAFSDSWVVDAPVDHVAAVLVDLEHYPRWWPQVRAVAKLGPDTAWVRCRSTLPYTLDLVLDAVSRTPPVVEVAIGGDLAGYARFTLTADGGGTRLDFAQEVTVGGLLALASYGGRRVLEWNHRRMMAGCRAGLSGTTSEPGPPA, from the coding sequence GTGCGCCGCTCCTTCGCCTTCTCCGACTCGTGGGTCGTCGACGCACCGGTCGACCACGTGGCGGCCGTGCTCGTCGACCTCGAGCACTACCCGCGCTGGTGGCCGCAGGTGCGCGCGGTGGCCAAGCTCGGCCCCGACACGGCGTGGGTGCGCTGCCGGTCCACGCTGCCCTACACCCTCGACCTGGTCCTCGACGCCGTCTCCCGCACGCCCCCGGTGGTCGAGGTGGCGATCGGCGGCGACCTGGCCGGCTACGCCCGGTTCACGCTCACCGCCGACGGCGGTGGGACCCGGCTGGACTTCGCGCAGGAGGTCACCGTCGGCGGGCTGCTCGCGCTGGCGTCGTACGGCGGGCGGAGGGTGCTGGAGTGGAACCACCGGCGGATGATGGCGGGCTGCCGGGCGGGGCTCTCGGGCACGACGAGCGAGCCCGGCCCGCCCGCCTAG
- a CDS encoding VanZ family protein, translating into MVTFGGTGVMLLGIGVAGVLCALLGLALARPLGWVSGFAIVGFVWSVVVIALVTLVPTSPDTGFVPAETRMTSCSWDIGGPAPDGFWILQSGQRTLNTVLFVPAGALLVLAVARWRTGWLLAPAGLLGLAAYSAMIEITQLELARIDRACDVTDVIDNTTGAVFGAVLGLVAVVVLRPWRHRQAKLRQR; encoded by the coding sequence ATGGTCACGTTCGGGGGGACCGGTGTCATGCTGCTCGGCATCGGCGTCGCGGGAGTGCTCTGCGCCCTCCTCGGTCTCGCCCTCGCCCGCCCCCTCGGCTGGGTCTCCGGGTTCGCGATCGTGGGCTTCGTGTGGTCGGTCGTGGTGATCGCCCTGGTCACCCTGGTCCCCACCTCCCCCGACACCGGTTTCGTCCCCGCCGAGACCCGGATGACCTCCTGCTCCTGGGACATCGGCGGCCCCGCACCCGACGGCTTCTGGATCCTCCAGTCCGGTCAGCGCACCCTCAACACGGTCCTCTTCGTGCCCGCCGGCGCCCTCCTCGTCCTCGCCGTCGCCCGCTGGCGGACCGGCTGGCTCCTCGCCCCCGCCGGCCTCCTCGGCCTCGCCGCCTACTCCGCGATGATCGAGATCACCCAGCTCGAGCTCGCCCGGATCGACCGTGCCTGCGACGTCACCGACGTCATCGACAACACCACCGGTGCGGTGTTCGGCGCGGTGCTGGGGCTGGTCGCCGTCGTCGTGCTCCGGCCGTGGCGGCACCGGCAGGCGAAGCTCCGGCAGCGCTAG
- a CDS encoding phospho-sugar mutase — MTTPDTDVLLARAQSWLAEDPDVQTRDELVRVIAAVEAGDANARADLADRFRGTLEFGTAGLRGALGAGPNRMNRVVVLRAAAGLAAYLLDTGTAPGTPVVIGYDARHNSDVFARDTAEVMTGAGLKPLLLPRPLPTPLLAFAIRELGCAAGVMVTASHNPPQDNGYKVYLGDGSQIVPPADSEIAARIAAVGSLESIARVPLETTGGRVLDDGIVDAYLDTVAAIAGDGPRDLAIVYTPLHGVGGGALPTVLETAGFAAPQVVAEQEAPDPDFPTVAFPNPEEPGAIDRAVALAERTGADLVIANDPDADRCAAAVPGPDGWRMLRGDEVGALLADHLLRAGRTGVYATSIVSSSLLGTMAAAHGQRYAETLTGFKWIGRLPDLVFGYEEALGYCVDPAHVSDKDGVSAALLLCEIAAEAKAAGRSLLDLLDDIAVTHGLHATDQLSVRVTDLGEIATAMERLRTTPPTSLGGSAVTTADDLTAGSAQLPPTDGLRYRTEDGSRVVVRPSGTEPKLKCYLEVVVPVAGGDVTAARAEAATRLTALRADIAAAAGI; from the coding sequence GTGACCACGCCTGACACCGACGTCCTGCTCGCCAGGGCCCAGTCCTGGCTCGCCGAGGACCCCGACGTCCAGACCCGCGACGAGCTGGTGCGGGTGATCGCGGCCGTCGAGGCCGGCGACGCCAACGCCCGCGCCGACCTCGCCGACCGCTTCCGCGGCACCCTCGAGTTCGGTACGGCGGGCCTGCGCGGCGCGCTGGGCGCCGGGCCCAACCGGATGAACCGGGTCGTCGTGCTGCGCGCCGCAGCCGGCCTGGCGGCGTACCTCCTCGACACCGGCACCGCCCCCGGCACCCCCGTCGTCATCGGGTACGACGCCCGCCACAACTCCGACGTCTTCGCCCGCGACACCGCCGAGGTGATGACCGGCGCCGGCCTCAAGCCGCTGCTGCTCCCCCGGCCGCTGCCGACGCCGCTGCTGGCGTTCGCGATCCGCGAGCTCGGCTGCGCTGCCGGCGTGATGGTGACCGCCAGCCACAACCCGCCGCAGGACAACGGCTACAAGGTCTACCTCGGCGACGGCAGCCAGATCGTGCCGCCCGCCGACAGCGAGATCGCCGCGCGGATCGCGGCTGTCGGAAGCCTGGAATCGATCGCCCGTGTGCCGCTGGAGACGACCGGTGGCCGGGTCCTCGACGACGGGATCGTCGACGCCTACCTCGACACCGTCGCGGCGATCGCCGGCGACGGGCCGCGCGACCTGGCCATCGTCTACACGCCGCTGCACGGCGTCGGCGGTGGCGCACTGCCGACGGTGCTGGAGACCGCCGGCTTCGCGGCTCCCCAGGTGGTCGCCGAGCAGGAGGCACCCGACCCGGACTTCCCGACGGTCGCCTTCCCCAACCCGGAGGAGCCGGGCGCCATCGACCGCGCCGTCGCGCTCGCCGAGCGGACCGGCGCCGACCTGGTCATCGCCAACGACCCCGACGCCGACCGGTGCGCGGCCGCCGTGCCGGGGCCCGACGGCTGGCGGATGCTGCGCGGTGACGAGGTCGGCGCGCTGCTCGCGGACCACCTGCTGAGGGCCGGTCGCACCGGCGTCTACGCCACCTCGATCGTGTCGTCGTCGCTGCTCGGGACGATGGCAGCGGCCCACGGGCAGCGGTACGCCGAGACGCTCACCGGCTTCAAGTGGATCGGCCGGCTGCCCGATCTCGTGTTCGGCTACGAGGAGGCGCTCGGCTACTGCGTCGACCCGGCGCACGTCTCCGACAAGGACGGCGTCTCCGCCGCGCTGCTGCTGTGCGAGATCGCCGCCGAGGCCAAGGCCGCCGGCCGCAGCCTGCTCGACCTGCTCGACGACATCGCCGTCACCCACGGCCTGCACGCGACCGACCAGCTCTCGGTGCGGGTCACCGACCTGGGCGAGATCGCCACCGCGATGGAGCGGCTGCGCACGACGCCGCCGACCTCCCTCGGCGGCTCGGCGGTCACCACCGCCGACGACCTCACGGCCGGGTCGGCGCAGCTGCCGCCGACCGACGGCCTGCGCTACCGCACCGAGGACGGGAGCCGGGTCGTCGTCCGTCCGAGCGGCACCGAGCCCAAGCTCAAGTGCTACCTCGAGGTCGTGGTCCCCGTCGCCGGCGGCGACGTCACCGCGGCCCGGGCCGAGGCGGCGACGCGGCTCACCGCGTTGCGGGCCGACATCGCCGCCGCAGCGGGGATCTGA
- a CDS encoding aldo/keto reductase, giving the protein MTNSTRTLGTTSPLTVSSLGLGCMGMSEFYGAPDEAAGIATIHRALDLGITFLDTADMYGPFTNEQLVGKAIAGRRDEVQLATKFGNERLPDGTRLGVNGSPDYVRRACDASLQRLGVDHIDLYYQHRVDKTVPIEDTLGAMKELVEAGKVRHLGLSEASAETIRRAHAVHPVTALQTEYSLFTRDLEDAILPTLRELGIGLVPYSPLGRGLLTGAITDTPAEGDSRATAYFPRFQGDNLVTNLALVDKVRELATQHGCTPGQLALAWVLAQGEDVVPIPGTKRVAYLEENAAARDITLSADDLAALDAAVPRDAVAGDRYGDMSTIDA; this is encoded by the coding sequence ATGACGAACTCGACCCGCACCCTCGGTACGACGTCCCCGCTGACCGTCTCCTCCCTCGGCCTCGGCTGCATGGGCATGTCGGAGTTCTACGGAGCTCCCGACGAGGCCGCCGGCATCGCGACCATCCACCGCGCCCTCGACCTGGGGATCACCTTCCTCGACACCGCCGACATGTACGGCCCCTTCACCAACGAGCAGCTCGTCGGCAAGGCGATCGCCGGACGCCGCGACGAGGTCCAGCTCGCCACGAAGTTCGGCAACGAGCGGCTGCCGGACGGGACCCGGCTCGGGGTCAACGGCAGCCCCGACTACGTCCGCCGCGCCTGCGACGCCAGCCTGCAGCGCCTGGGCGTCGACCACATCGACCTCTACTACCAGCACCGGGTCGACAAGACGGTCCCGATCGAGGACACCCTCGGCGCGATGAAGGAGCTCGTCGAGGCCGGCAAGGTGCGCCACCTCGGGCTGTCGGAGGCGTCCGCGGAGACCATCCGGCGCGCGCACGCGGTGCACCCGGTCACCGCGCTGCAGACCGAGTACTCGCTGTTCACGCGCGACCTCGAGGACGCGATCCTGCCGACCCTGCGCGAGCTCGGCATCGGCCTGGTCCCCTACTCGCCGCTGGGCCGCGGCCTGCTGACCGGCGCGATCACCGACACCCCGGCCGAGGGCGACAGCCGCGCCACGGCGTACTTCCCGCGCTTCCAGGGCGACAACCTCGTGACCAACCTCGCCCTCGTCGACAAGGTCCGGGAGCTGGCGACCCAGCACGGCTGCACCCCCGGTCAGCTCGCGCTCGCGTGGGTGCTCGCCCAGGGCGAGGACGTCGTGCCGATCCCCGGCACCAAGCGGGTCGCCTACCTCGAGGAGAACGCCGCCGCCCGCGACATCACGCTCAGCGCCGACGACCTCGCGGCCCTCGACGCGGCGGTGCCGCGCGACGCCGTCGCCGGCGACCGGTACGGCGACATGAGCACGATCGACGCCTGA
- a CDS encoding flavin-containing monooxygenase, translating to MSGPTVAVIGAGISGLTMSKMLADYGVEFTTFESSDRVGGNWAFGNPNGHSSAYRSLHIDTSKHQLSFKDFPMPEEYPDFPHHTQIKDYLDAYVDAFDLRRRIEFENGVVSAERRPEGGWDITDQAGRTRDFDVLLVANGHHWDPRFAEFPGEFTGETIHSHAYIDPWTPLHLMDKRILVVGIGNSAADITVELSQKAMRNQVTLSTRSSAWIVPKLLYGKAADMNYRTNPHLPLSWQRKVAQWGQRFTASDPTLYGLPTPNHKFFEAHPTQSGELPLRLKSGDVTPKGNVARLDGETVHFEDGTSADFDVIIYATGYNITFPFFDPELISAPDNDIRLYKRVFMPGFDDLAFIGFAQSTPTLFPFVECQTRMVAAWLVGRYATPSTDEMERVIDEDTQKYTGHMVQSARHTQQLDYFVYEHDLRTREIPAGRARAAAAVAR from the coding sequence ATGAGTGGTCCCACCGTCGCCGTGATCGGCGCGGGCATCAGCGGCCTCACGATGAGCAAGATGCTCGCCGACTACGGCGTGGAGTTCACGACCTTCGAGTCGTCGGACCGGGTCGGCGGCAACTGGGCGTTCGGCAACCCCAACGGGCACAGCAGCGCCTACCGCTCGCTGCACATCGACACCTCGAAGCACCAGCTGTCCTTCAAGGACTTCCCGATGCCCGAGGAGTACCCGGACTTCCCGCACCACACCCAGATCAAGGACTACCTCGACGCGTACGTCGACGCCTTCGACCTGCGCCGGCGCATCGAGTTCGAGAACGGCGTGGTCAGCGCCGAGCGCCGCCCCGAAGGCGGCTGGGACATCACCGACCAGGCGGGCCGGACCCGCGACTTCGACGTGCTCCTGGTGGCCAACGGCCACCACTGGGACCCCCGCTTCGCCGAGTTCCCCGGCGAGTTCACCGGCGAGACGATCCACTCGCACGCCTACATCGACCCGTGGACGCCGCTGCACCTGATGGACAAGCGGATCCTCGTGGTCGGGATCGGCAACAGCGCGGCGGACATCACCGTGGAGCTGTCGCAGAAGGCGATGCGCAACCAGGTCACCTTGTCGACGCGGAGCAGCGCGTGGATCGTGCCGAAGCTGCTCTACGGCAAGGCCGCCGACATGAACTACCGCACCAACCCCCACCTGCCGTTGAGCTGGCAGCGCAAGGTGGCGCAATGGGGGCAGCGGTTCACGGCGTCCGACCCCACGCTCTACGGTCTGCCGACACCGAACCACAAGTTCTTCGAGGCCCACCCCACCCAGTCCGGCGAGCTGCCGCTGCGGCTGAAGTCCGGCGACGTCACTCCGAAGGGCAACGTCGCCCGGCTCGACGGCGAGACCGTCCACTTCGAGGACGGCACGAGCGCGGACTTCGACGTGATCATCTACGCGACCGGCTACAACATCACGTTCCCGTTCTTCGATCCCGAGCTCATCAGCGCCCCTGACAACGACATCCGGCTCTACAAGCGGGTCTTCATGCCCGGCTTCGACGACCTCGCCTTCATCGGCTTCGCCCAGTCGACGCCGACCCTGTTCCCGTTCGTCGAGTGCCAGACCCGGATGGTGGCGGCCTGGCTGGTCGGTCGCTACGCGACGCCGTCGACCGACGAGATGGAGCGGGTGATCGACGAGGACACGCAGAAGTACACCGGTCACATGGTCCAGAGCGCCCGGCACACCCAGCAGCTCGACTACTTCGTCTACGAGCACGACCTGCGCACGAGGGAGATCCCCGCCGGCCGGGCCCGCGCGGCCGCGGCGGTGGCCCGATGA
- a CDS encoding MerR family transcriptional regulator: protein MPGVSIAEAADHVGLSTDTLRYYEKDGLLLRPVPRDLGGRRQYDEPDLRWIRLVTCLRATGMPIRDVRRYADLVRAGDGNEEERLALLHAHREEVLRRLAEVTAHLGAIDHKIGIYEHRLEELDRSA, encoded by the coding sequence ATGCCCGGAGTGAGCATCGCTGAGGCGGCCGACCACGTCGGCCTGTCGACCGACACGCTGCGCTACTACGAGAAGGACGGCCTGCTGCTGCGGCCGGTCCCCCGCGACCTCGGCGGTCGCCGACAGTACGACGAGCCCGACCTGCGGTGGATCCGGCTGGTCACCTGCCTGCGCGCGACCGGGATGCCGATCCGCGACGTGCGCCGGTACGCCGACCTGGTCCGGGCGGGCGACGGCAACGAGGAGGAGCGCCTCGCGCTGCTGCACGCGCACCGCGAGGAGGTGCTTCGCCGGCTCGCCGAGGTGACCGCGCACCTCGGGGCGATCGACCACAAGATCGGGATCTACGAGCACCGGCTCGAGGAGCTCGACAGGAGCGCTTGA
- a CDS encoding FdhF/YdeP family oxidoreductase: MADQSWSQKDYHHPAAGWGAAISVNKVLAKERAFGRGSAAMFRMNHENDGFDCPGCAWPDDLKGLKLDICENGIKHVVWEMTSKRVDRDFFARHTVSELEGWSDFELEDQGRLTEPMVYDAASDTYVPISWSDAFALVGAELRALDDPNQASFYTSGRLGNEATFLYQLMAREYGTNNLPDCSNMCHEASGRALQASLGTGKGTADLEDWETADALFIMGVNAASNAPRMLTALTEAFDRGAQIVHVNPLIEAASRKAIIPHEMVDMALMKATRTGTLNLQVRPGGDMALMRGMAKALFEEFRTDPKALDVEFIERYTHGFSDYRDLVEATPWSELVEQSGLTEKEIRKAARIYSASDRTLISWCLGVTQHEHGPDAIREIVNVLLLRGNLGREGAGPSPVRGHSNVQGNRTCGIDHRPSTDFLDRLDAATGITAPREHGRDTVSTIAGMHDGTVKVFVGMGGNFVMAAPDTPYTAEGLRRCELTVQVSTKLNRSHLVHGRKALILPCLGRTEKDEQKHGLMETSVEDSMSMVHLSRGKRKPASSHLLSEPAIIAGMARATLPDSATPWDWYVDDYDRIRDTMAKALIGFEDFNRRVRLPLGFRLKQPARELVFATPSGRAEFSSAPLPDVIPADPDVLVLQTMRSHDQWNTTIYSDDDRYRGVKNLRTLVFLHKDDMRARGIEQGGLVDIVATCKDGSTRELRGYTALRYDLPRGSAAGYMPEMNVLIGAGDYSEQSDQPLMKNLKVRITPAR, from the coding sequence ATGGCGGATCAGAGCTGGTCGCAGAAGGACTACCACCATCCGGCAGCCGGCTGGGGGGCCGCGATCTCGGTCAACAAGGTGCTCGCGAAGGAGCGCGCGTTCGGTCGCGGCAGCGCCGCGATGTTCCGGATGAACCACGAGAACGACGGCTTCGACTGCCCCGGCTGCGCCTGGCCCGACGACCTCAAGGGCCTCAAGCTGGACATCTGCGAGAACGGCATCAAGCACGTCGTGTGGGAGATGACGTCGAAGCGGGTGGACCGCGACTTCTTCGCCCGGCACACGGTGAGCGAGCTGGAGGGCTGGTCCGACTTCGAGCTCGAGGACCAGGGCCGGCTGACGGAGCCGATGGTCTACGACGCCGCCTCCGACACGTACGTCCCGATCAGCTGGTCCGACGCGTTCGCGTTGGTGGGCGCGGAGCTGCGGGCGCTCGACGACCCGAACCAGGCATCGTTCTACACCTCGGGCCGGCTCGGCAACGAGGCCACCTTCCTCTACCAGCTCATGGCACGGGAGTACGGCACCAACAACCTGCCCGACTGCTCGAACATGTGCCACGAGGCGTCCGGGCGGGCGCTGCAGGCCTCGCTCGGCACCGGCAAGGGCACCGCCGACCTCGAGGACTGGGAGACCGCGGACGCCCTGTTCATCATGGGCGTCAACGCCGCGTCGAACGCCCCGCGCATGCTGACCGCGCTGACCGAGGCCTTCGACCGGGGCGCCCAGATCGTGCACGTGAACCCGCTCATCGAGGCCGCCTCGCGCAAGGCGATCATCCCGCACGAGATGGTCGACATGGCCCTGATGAAGGCCACCCGCACCGGCACGCTCAACCTGCAGGTGCGTCCCGGCGGCGACATGGCGCTGATGCGGGGCATGGCCAAGGCGCTGTTCGAGGAGTTCCGCACCGACCCGAAGGCGCTCGACGTCGAGTTCATCGAGCGCTACACGCACGGCTTCTCCGACTACCGCGACCTGGTCGAGGCCACGCCGTGGTCCGAGCTGGTCGAGCAGTCCGGGCTGACGGAGAAGGAGATCCGCAAGGCCGCCCGGATCTACTCCGCCTCCGACCGCACCCTGATCAGCTGGTGCCTCGGCGTCACGCAGCACGAGCACGGCCCCGACGCGATCCGTGAGATCGTCAACGTGCTGCTCCTGCGCGGCAACCTCGGCCGCGAGGGCGCCGGCCCGTCACCGGTGCGCGGGCACAGCAACGTCCAGGGCAACCGCACCTGCGGCATCGACCACCGCCCGTCCACCGACTTCCTGGACCGTCTCGACGCGGCGACCGGGATCACGGCGCCGCGCGAGCACGGCCGCGACACCGTCTCGACCATCGCCGGGATGCACGACGGCACCGTGAAGGTGTTCGTCGGGATGGGTGGCAACTTCGTGATGGCGGCCCCGGACACGCCGTACACCGCCGAGGGGCTGCGTCGCTGCGAGCTCACCGTCCAGGTCAGCACCAAGCTCAACCGCAGCCACCTGGTCCACGGCCGCAAGGCGCTGATCCTGCCCTGCCTGGGCCGCACCGAGAAGGACGAGCAGAAGCACGGGCTGATGGAGACCTCGGTCGAGGACTCGATGAGCATGGTCCACCTGTCGCGTGGCAAGCGGAAGCCGGCCTCCTCGCACCTGCTCTCGGAGCCGGCGATCATCGCCGGGATGGCGCGCGCGACGCTGCCGGACAGCGCCACCCCGTGGGACTGGTACGTCGACGACTACGACCGGATCCGCGACACGATGGCCAAGGCGCTGATCGGGTTCGAGGACTTCAACCGGCGGGTCCGGCTGCCGCTCGGCTTCCGGCTCAAGCAGCCCGCGCGCGAGCTGGTCTTCGCGACCCCGTCGGGGCGGGCGGAGTTCTCCTCCGCGCCGCTGCCCGACGTGATCCCGGCCGACCCCGACGTGCTGGTGCTGCAGACGATGCGCTCGCACGACCAGTGGAACACCACGATCTACTCCGACGACGACCGCTACCGCGGGGTGAAGAACCTGCGCACGCTGGTGTTCCTGCACAAGGACGACATGAGGGCCCGGGGGATCGAGCAGGGTGGGCTGGTCGACATCGTCGCGACCTGCAAGGACGGCTCGACCCGCGAGCTGCGGGGGTACACGGCGCTCAGGTACGACCTGCCGCGGGGGAGTGCGGCCGGCTACATGCCCGAGATGAACGTGCTCATCGGCGCCGGCGACTACAGCGAGCAGAGCGACCAGCCCCTGATGAAGAACCTCAAGGTGCGGATCACGCCTGCCCGCTGA
- a CDS encoding TetR/AcrR family transcriptional regulator produces the protein MNDERLWARMVDRRSVNRGDQRRTALLEALDELLREQTLEEVNVAEISRRAGVTRSAFYFYFESKATAVLALMAELYDDASDATDLLVKAEGDPRTRIRTVVATLFDSVDRTPHTYRALLEARATSAAVRELWEAGRAEFAEMTAEMIERERAAGHAQTGADAHVLAAVLLDLNDHAVERHAMGVGPEREAHIDAITHIWIQSIYGSPA, from the coding sequence ATGAACGACGAGCGCCTGTGGGCCCGGATGGTGGACCGGCGCAGCGTCAACCGCGGCGACCAGCGTCGCACGGCGCTGCTCGAGGCGCTCGACGAGCTGCTCCGCGAGCAGACGCTCGAGGAGGTCAACGTCGCGGAGATCTCCCGCCGCGCGGGCGTCACCCGCTCGGCGTTCTACTTCTACTTCGAGAGCAAGGCGACCGCCGTCCTGGCCCTGATGGCCGAGCTGTACGACGACGCGTCGGACGCCACCGACCTGCTGGTCAAGGCCGAGGGCGACCCCCGGACCCGGATCCGCACCGTCGTCGCGACCCTGTTCGACTCCGTGGACAGGACCCCGCACACCTACCGCGCGCTCCTCGAGGCGCGCGCCACGAGCGCCGCCGTCCGCGAGCTGTGGGAGGCCGGGCGCGCCGAGTTCGCGGAGATGACCGCGGAGATGATCGAGCGCGAGCGGGCCGCCGGCCACGCGCAGACCGGTGCCGACGCGCACGTCCTCGCGGCGGTCCTGCTCGACCTCAACGACCACGCCGTCGAGCGGCACGCGATGGGCGTCGGCCCCGAGCGCGAGGCCCACATCGACGCGATCACCCACATCTGGATCCAGAGCATCTACGGGAGCCCCGCATGA
- a CDS encoding SDR family oxidoreductase, with product MTRPTTTAIVTGGGSGIGASLVRALVADGAYVVCADLDLDAASAVASSTAGPGTAVARQVDVTSAEAVQSAVDAVVAEHGRIDLMFNNAGITFLGNTEDLTLAQWNAIIDVNVRGVVHGVHAAYPQMIAQRSGHIVNTASMGGLMAAGLMTSYVTTKHAVVGMSLALRTEAAGHGVGVTVVCPAAVDTPILDKGEIGRFKGRDYYLEGQGVKQPVDPDALARRVLAAVAADEAIVIEPRQARIAWRIGRLSPLLVNRMATRFIAKQRAQVSLSRRRRLG from the coding sequence ATGACCCGCCCGACGACGACCGCGATCGTCACCGGCGGCGGCTCCGGGATCGGCGCCTCGCTCGTGCGGGCGCTGGTCGCCGACGGCGCGTACGTCGTGTGCGCCGACCTCGACCTCGACGCCGCCTCCGCCGTCGCCTCCTCGACCGCCGGACCCGGGACGGCGGTGGCGCGACAGGTCGACGTGACCTCGGCCGAGGCGGTGCAGTCCGCCGTCGACGCCGTCGTCGCCGAGCACGGCCGGATCGACCTGATGTTCAACAACGCCGGCATCACCTTCCTGGGCAACACCGAGGACCTCACCCTCGCCCAGTGGAACGCGATCATCGACGTCAACGTCCGCGGCGTCGTGCACGGCGTGCACGCGGCGTACCCGCAGATGATCGCCCAGCGCAGCGGGCACATCGTCAACACCGCGTCGATGGGCGGGCTGATGGCGGCCGGCCTGATGACGTCGTACGTCACGACGAAGCACGCGGTGGTGGGGATGTCCCTGGCGCTGCGCACCGAGGCGGCCGGGCACGGCGTCGGCGTCACCGTGGTCTGTCCCGCCGCCGTCGACACCCCGATCCTCGACAAGGGTGAGATCGGCCGGTTCAAGGGCCGCGACTACTACCTCGAGGGGCAGGGCGTGAAGCAGCCCGTCGACCCGGACGCGCTGGCCCGCCGGGTGCTCGCCGCGGTCGCCGCCGACGAGGCGATCGTGATCGAGCCGCGCCAGGCCCGGATCGCGTGGCGGATCGGCCGGCTCTCGCCGTTGCTCGTGAACCGGATGGCGACGAGGTTCATCGCGAAGCAGCGCGCGCAGGTCTCCCTGAGCCGGCGTCGCCGGCTGGGGTGA